A region of the Conger conger chromosome 6, fConCon1.1, whole genome shotgun sequence genome:
ATAGTCAACATGCCAGAGCTGAAGGTGAGGTTCATAAAGTCACTGCTCTCAAAACCTTTATTCCATGATTGGATTTCCTGATGCTCAGTTCACCAAACTGACCTTCTGCTGGAAATTCACAAGTAGAGTTGGTGATATTGTGTGTCCCACAGGAGAACCCCTTCAGAACCCGGATTGTGGAGTCCTTCTCCGAGGACGGTATGGGGAACCAGAGCTTTAACGACTTCGTGGACATGTTTTCTGTGCTCAGTGAAATGGCACCCAGAGAACTGAAAGCCATCtatgcttttaaaatatatggtaAGTCCTTTTTTTGGGAAGGCGGCcctgaaacaactggtagccggttgaccagttcataccagctccctgcttgacatggatgaccagctgaagctatgatTTGAAGtagctggtggctggttgaccagctaccagctcagacaagctacgaGCACTAGCTAGTTGAgaagctcatacccagctagaccagcttatgaccaagTTTTTCAAGCCATcaagtgttttattcacattccATTTCTTTAGGATACATCAGGAAGTCAGCAACGTCAGCAATAGAAAGCCCAGCAAATGAAAGCCAGCAAACAATAGGATGGAATGGGGAAATGGCTGAAACAGTAAAGCTCTAGCGCCATTAAGCTGTGATATACTAATTTCCTGATATGTTAATTTCACAGACTACAACACCGATAACTACCTCTGCAAAGAGGATCTGGAGAAAACGTTGAACAAGTTGACCAGGGAGGAACTGACGGCTGAAGAGGTGAATCTGGTGTGCGAAAAGACCATTGAGGAGGCAGACTTGGATGGCGACAACAAGCTGTCCTTCCCTGATTTTGAGAACATGATCACGCGAGCACCTGACTTCCTAAGGTAACCATGAAAAAACAGCAAATCACCGTCCATGTGTTAGAAGGCCACAGTCAGAACTTATCTGTCatcacatatttacattttcattcttATCACGGAAGCCCAACATTTTTGATCGCACGCTCTTCACTCGGATGTGTATGGGACAAATATTTGGGAATCAAATTTAGTTTGTTGAGATAAGCTGATGCAGGATGCCAGGCTGATGCCAGGCAGAGTTGTCTAGTAGACAGTAAATAACATGAGACACTCttacattttcatcataaaATTTTTATCAGAAAAGGCATTAAAAAAATAGTGCCTGGTCAACAGTATTTTATAGAAGATCATTCCATTTATCGCAGTGTTGTAAAGACTTTATTTGAAAGCGCAAACCAGGCTTACACAGCTCGATAGTAAGTTACTACACTGAAGGGCTGATTATTCCAGAGGATGATACTGCCCATGAATTTGTCCATCACCCAAGGCTCCGgtagataaaataaatgtgtgttgaTAAAatacacgtgcatgtgtgtatactcATACATTACTGTCTGCTCTGTAGTTTTGCCGTGGAGTTTTTCTATTTAACAGCAATAATGGGAACCAGCTTTACAGGGAGCAGAGCTTGATACAGATACAGTATTCCATTCAGCATAGGTGATAAACTAGTGAAAAAATTGCCCTTTCATTGTTGTTTAGTCAAGATGGAGCCCCCTCAATTCTGTACCCTGCTCCTGCCAACCCACAGCGTTGTCATCAGCAATGGGTCCGAGGAGTGATTTGCTATTTCTGGGAAATGATTAACATGCAAACTCAGGTCTTAGAATTAGCAAGAGCACGCCTCCAGTTTAATGGCGGTATTAGCGCTGGCCTGCGATCATTATGGGCCAttttgtgtggaggtgtggaggacACATTTCTCCGGGCAAAAATGGCCATGTAAATCATTATGGCCACAGAGGTCTGTCCCAGGGCACATAATGCCTGCAAATGAAAACGCCCAGAATCACATGAAAGGCCTCCTGGACATCAATCTGTCACACTCTCATAAAACAGAATGGCaggacggacagagagaggggaataagagagagagatagagagagagagagagagaggggggggggggagagagggcgggagagagaggaagagtcagaaagagagagagagagcgagagtgagagagagaggagagagtaaatgagagatgagagagagaggggagagggagtgagagagagggagtgagagagagagatggagagtaagagagagaggagagagtaaatgagagatgagagagagagagaggagagggagtgcgagagagggagtgagagagagagatggagagtaagagagagaggagagagtaaatgagagatgagaaagagagagaggagagggagtgcgagagagagtgagagagagagggagagtaagagagagagagagagagagagagagatgtccttctttcactctctcctgtCGGTCTCGGGGATTCCTTTGCCGTTGTTAGCCTCCCGGCGCTGTGACGTATCATTCATCTTTCAATGATGCAGAGAAACTCAATTCTCATTGTCTCACCAAGGAGATATGCTCTCCCTCTGTTCTCacattgttctgtgtgtgtgtgtgtgtgtgtgtgcttgtgtatgttgCTTCTTACACCCTGTGTTTCTGATTTCAGCACCTTCCACATTCGAATCTGACAGTGCTCACCATCAACACATGTATACCTTCGCTGGGACCGTGGGCTGACCACGCTCATCGACCAAATGGCGGGAAAGAttctctctctaactctaaAGCCGGGAATAATTGTCTTGGCTTTTTTTGTCATCGTTTTTAGAGGGAAGTGCTATTTTCATCTTTATTCCGGAGGAGTAAACAAACGAGTGCATGGTCTCCCCAGCCCTCCACCTCACCATAGAATAACACAGCTCCATGGGCTGCTGGAGTGCACCTTTGGAAAAAAATGAGAAAGGCAAGCTCTCTGTTTATTTGGATACTTCCTGTTGGCACACTTCTGTGTCTCCAGATTGTTGTAGCAGCTTGTGATCTGCAGCTGCAGGGCTTTTTCTTATTATGTGTTTTTTACACACAGATGTGCTCATGTGTCAAGGAATTTAGGAAGAGaatttaaagcaaaaaaaagcacTGCTTTGGCACCAAGGATGTGAAGGTAGATTTATTTTCTATCAGCTATGCAATGTTTCTCTATTACGGTGCATGGATGCAAACTGTTAATCACAAATTTGCTTCATGTATTGTTTTAATTCCAGTACTGGAGCATGACGACAATCATATCTTCCAAAACCTTCTCCAGTTTAAACAAGGGCTCTCTTATTTTCAACCTATCCAGTGTGTCCCCCAACTTTCCCCAGTCTCTGTCCTATCCAGTGTGTCCCCCAACTTTCCCCAGGTTTTAATACCCGTTTTCCTTCAGATGCTAGCGTCAACTACGCCTGATTCTTTTTGTCAGCTGTTTgacataataaaatacatttgggctacaatttcaataaatgttattttctgttgCTTGTTGATGTACAGAGTACTTTTTGAAGTCTCCGTTGGTGTCTCCATTTTCTTCTTTGGAGAAAAATCTAAAAGATTGTGATCCTCACTGCAGCACTATTGTAATATAGtgactgtttacattttttttaatgcaatgttGTTCTGTGGGATTGTATGGCTCAAATGTAATGAAGTTTAGTTCATGTATCTATTTGAGCCAGCTCATTTGCTGATCCAGATAGTTGAGGCGTAGTACAGGTAAGAAGTTTGCATAATTTATTATAGTGAGCGcagtatgtttgtgttggttggcacttccattcaaaacagcaaattttgaacctcaatatctcacccatTTCAAAAACAATCTCAATGCAATTTCACAGGTCTGCTACAATGGCAACGGGCTTGCCAgctactgattttggtattggTACGTTgctccatttctgtgttatgtaTACCTTTAAACAATTAGCATAAAACATGAAGACTTtgttttgcacaaaaataactcaattcAAGCTGGAAAATTGCCTACACATCCTGTACCTTTTTCACTGCGCCTTTGCTTCATAGGTCAGGACTTGTATGGAAGGGGACTGTAATTTTCTGACATGAATCATCATACTTTACATCCATAAAAATTGAAGGGGGTGTCAAGTAACCATTGTATATATCACAATAGCCTGCCCAGGATATGGAGGTTAACTATTCAAAATGGAAGTAAGTATGAACCTTTCCAACAAAATGTGCATCACTCTAAATGGACCAAATTTGGGCTTATGTAAGCTATAATGAGGGAAAGAAATAGCCAGTGTATTGTAGCTATTAGTGAAACGGCCCAAGCTAATATGCTGTTAATTGCTCATCCTATTACCTCTGGCTCAATTTATGAGACTGACCCAGGCGAATACGATGCTTACCTAGCAGCTTTGTAAATTACAGTCTTGGCAGAGAACATCTGCTGATTTAGATTTCAACACGAGCACTTCTGTTTGGACCAGATACTGACTACAGACCAGTCAGGCTGTTAACCTGCTCCATGAACATAGCTTCTCATTATGCTGCTTGGCCTGGTTCAGTGTGTGAAGCCGTTGTCCATCACACCAAAGCACCCAGATAACACCCGCTGCATTTTTCACTAGACCGTTCATTTTGATGATAGCAGCTCAGACTCGACACGCTGCATGTGGTTTAATGCCACATCAGCCACTGCCTGAGATCATCACCCTAACCTTTGCTCCATCGCATGGAACACAAAGATTCTGCCTCTGTCCAGGTATCAAGGTCCCCTTATAAAATGGGGGCTGCTTTTGATTTCATGTGATGAACACTAAAATGTCTGCAAAAGGGCACCGGTGTGTGCAGACctccagaaaacacaaaaagccCAGCGTTGAGAGATACAGGCAGTGGCAGAAAATGCGGAAACACTTGGGTAAATGAGAGATACTAAGTACACTCAAAGCAAGTGCTTCCACACAGGGGTGGTTCCTATAGGGTAATTAAGAAATCAACATCGCAGCAAGCTTAGGGTCATGTACAAAAAGGACGTACAGGTCTGACTGCCTATAATTGTTGCTTGAACGGCTATAAGAATAGATCCTGGTGAGTTTAAAATAGGTGTGATTATTGGGCATGGTAATCAGAAGCATCAGCGAGGAAGATAGCTCAACTTGATGAACACAACGGACAGTATGAAAACTCTGAGGGAACAACATTGTCACTGAAGGGCAACTGCCGTCAGAAGTGCATATTCCTGAAcagtgatgcttctccattaGTTCAAGATGCAAGGCTAAACAGGTAAGCAACTCTAAATCAGTTGAGGTGAGCCTGACGTGTATTGTTTTGCTGGCCTTTAAACCATTTCTGGTGTTGGCATCTCAGTGTCATGTCTCAAAATCATGATTACAAGTTTACAAATACTGACTCAGCGACCACTGACATGTTTATAACCTCCCTTGATGACAATCACGTGCAATATCCACATCCTAGTTTGTGGGATAGTGTGTAAATCATCAATTTGTGTCTGTCCCCTGAGTATGATAAATGTCCTTCTGGCAAGAATTTACGCATGTACAGCATGCAGATATGACTGTGGCAGTGGAGAACAGCACATACTGTCCCAGTGAATGCCACTCAGCTGGCTGGCTTATGTCGTTCAACAGTGGGTCAATATTGGGTTCGCTCCATACTCTCAATTCCAGACACCCAATCTCTGATATTGCATCTGAAACTCAGTTaacatttttctgatatagGCTTCCTGTCAAGATTGGTAGTGGCAGATTCCTGCTGACAGGGGCAATTTATCATTTTGAGTACCCACCACAGAGCGTGTATAGAAACCGCAGGGGCAGGGAACACAAGGAGGGAAAGTCTGTGGAGTCTGTGGAGCTTCTGTGTTGAAACGGCTTCTACTATGCATGCCGAGGGCTGTCTGTTGAAACCTCTAgttaaaatgttaatgttattttttgcaAACAATGAGATCTCTCAACTCAAAACTGAACTGCACAAAGTgacttatgtgtgtgttttcagaacTCGAACATTACTTTAGTCTTGCTGAAAGCTGTTTTGAAAATCATCAACCAGAAAAATCACTTCCCGACACATTCTGGCAGCACTATGAGTAGGCCTATAAATGTTTCGTCAGTATTGCTGTTGTTTTCATGGTAACCATCTTCATCATGTGACCTGTACTTCTGAGAACATTGTCACGCTATCCGCACTCCTACCGTATGCACGTTGAAGTGCAGTCAATGTCCTCGGCTGTCACCGTGACGAGTGTTTGagagacattttactgtgtaatgaaTATAAAGTGAGAGagataagaaagaaaaataaatcaagatctagagagagtgaatgttttaagagggggaaaaaaactgttaaagGTGGCACAGATGATGCaatggttagcactgccgcctcacagcaaggaggtcctgggtttgaatcccggtcgtccggtgcctctctgtgtggagtttgcatgttctccccgtgttcgtgtggatttcctccgggtactctggtttcctcccacagtccaaagacatgcaggttagactgattgtagagtctaaattgcccgtgggtatgagtgtgtgagtgaatggtgtgtgtgccctgcaatggactggcaacctgtcccgggtgtattcctgccctgttcaggataagcgggttcagataatggatgggtggatggaaaaactgttaaatattctgtttgaacatttttgttgaataaaaacatttgatcaaaaaaagaaaattttatAATTATGAAGATATGATACATTCATTCAAGATTTtagatatatacattttatgactaaggctcattgataattaattattcatcatttgaaaatataattaacaTAAACTAACTAAGATGCCACACTGTTCTGTCACTCAATGATAACAACTGTGCgttgtttttttcaggggtCCTAATGAACGTTAAATTAGTCTGCTAAGAATCCATTAATACAAAAGATCACATCAACCACATAAATCAGGCCGCTTCACGTTACAATTAATGTTCATGAAGCAtcagaaacaaaacacaaccataCAAAATCATTCTAAAGATTTCACATCTATAAGaatagaaaatgtaaataaacttGAAATTGAATATATGGCATGTACAAACACAAGCATGCTGAAATAGTTTTCAAAGAGAAGATTGCATCTGCTGAAGAAGCATTTGTGTTGTAGACCGTTGTGATGGTACTACATAGAGAGAGGTGATGTTCATCTGAAGCCCCGCTATGAGCTTCtgaattaaaattttattttttcttttgttctgtAAAAAATCGCAGCCACTTATCAGCCTGtggaaagcaaaacaaaacaaacaaaaaaattaatttagtaTTAATCGAGTGAATTAAAGAAGCAAGTTATtgagtaaattagtaaatataAGCGTGtttacattatacattttacattatacgTACTGCATGTTTTGGGTCAACAACAATCCAGGAATATAGATGCACAATACATTAAATGTATGGGTGTCTGATAATACCAACACTGTAGAGCGCATACCCCTGGCTTTGCATGCCTCTGGGTTTGTAGATGACTTATTGTACATTTACATGTTTAGTTCAAGACAtccttatccaaagcaacattcTTTGTTCTTACACATTACATAGCTAGACAATTCAGATAAAATACAAGAATACAACACAAACGTCATGCAGCTTATGTGAATACGCAAACTCTGAGCTGTAAGCACTACTCCACGCTGCCACCTCCCTCTGTCCTGACTCCTGCTTCATGTTTGGGGGGGTATTGAAGTGGACCTACCTTCATTCCCCCTGACTTTTTGGGCTGTAGGTCATTCAGCATCTCATATGTGTTGCTGAGGGGACCATCCCTGAGGCGCTGATCTGGGACCAGCTCATAAGTGTTGCTGACCGATGGGTGGGTGTGGGAGCTTCCCCGGACGctctgatctgggatcagctcGTAGGTGTTGCTGACCGATAGGTTGGTGAGGGAGCTTCCCCTGAggcactgatctgggatcagctcATAAGTGTTGCTGACGGATGGGTGGGTGCGGGAGCTGATCCGAACACTCTGATCTGGGATCGGCTCGTAGGTGTTGTCGGTAACGGAGCGTGCAGGCAGGGGCTCGTGGGGGACTTGGGCGTAGGCGTCCTGGTCCTGCTGGGACACGGGTGGCCCCCATCGACAGTTCTCCCAAGCGCTCTGGTACAGGGGGTTGATGTTCAGCTTGTCTaggctgcagctgctgggcaGGCCCTGGGCCGGAGGCTGGCGAAAGTGCTCTCGAGGGTCCAGGAGGGAGTAGGTCTGGCAGGTAACTCGCTTGCTGGGGCTGGGTGATGGTTTCAGGGTGTTGAAggaggtgtgtctgtagggatgcTTCGCCCCTGGGCTTTGGTCAAAGAATGGTAATGAAATACTCCGGGAAGTCTCCAGGTTCAGCTCTGAGTACACTGTGGGCATTGCCGGGACCACACCACCTCTGGGCTTCATTTCCTGGGCATTGGGTCGCGCGCGGCGCAGGTGTTTAGCCTTAGCATCGCTCTTGCCATGCACCAACTGAGCATATGCCACGGTTTGTCCATTCTGAGAGCTACTCAGTGAATTCCTCagaacagcgccccctctgggcTGCCGGGGTAGTATCTGTATGTGAAAGAACAAGGAGTCAGCACGATAGAGACAGCCTATAGCcaagtggttaaggtgcttgactgggacctggaaggttggtggttcaaggcccCCTgcgtagccactataagatcagtactgcttttgggcccttgagcaaggcctgcaAGGTCCTGCATCCCACTTCACCCTTCCCCCTCAAAAAATATAACAACCCTGACGCAAGTTACGAGGGTGCTGCTTTACCTCTGGAGGGGTGTTTATGTCGTAAGAAGTCATCGGGGCTGCCCTGCTGTTGCAGGTCTTGGGtggcagtgctggtggaaaGTCACGGTTGGGTGTGTGGTCAGGGGTTTGGTTGGGTGTGTGGTCAGGGGTTTGGTTGGGTGTGCGGTCAGGGGTGCGGTGATGGGTGTGGTTGCTCCACATGTCTTTCAGGGCCTTCACGCTGACCGTTGGCCTGCCCTGAACCATGTCGTACAGCTCACTGCTGGGGGCCTGCATGGCAATGAGACTGTCAATGACTTACCAATGTTTATTTCTCTTATACAAACATCAACTCTACAGCCCACCTAAAATACATAAGGACAGTTCTCCACGTAAAACTCACATCATTATGTAAAATATCTTTGTCTGTTTGTCAGCTGTTAttctgtttgtatgtatattgtatgtaaGTATTATTTTCCCTGTCTTTGggttaatacaaaaataatatatatttttataatgttattcttattattatattgtaaGGGGaaacaaatacactcactgaacactttattaggtagaactgtacaccagcttgttaatgcaaatatttaatcaggcaatcatgtggcagcaactaaatgcatacaagcatgcagacatgatcaagaggttcagctgtttttcagaccaaatcagaatggggaagaaatgtcaaataaatgactttgactgtggaatgattattggtgccagacagggtggtttgagtatcttagtaGTGTTTATAGAGAATGGtgcagggaaaaaaacacccagtgagcaccagttctgtgggtaaaaacgccttgttaatgagagatgtcagaggagaagactggtcaaagctgataggatggcgacagtaatgcaaataaccacacactacaacagtggtatgcagaagagcatctctgaacacatgtcaaacctctaactgggtaggctacagcagcagaaaaaaaaatctgtctaataaacacctagtaaagtgctcactgagtatatgtctACGTGTTTATCATAGGGTTGGGGAGTGCATGAAAAAATCTAGCACTACAAGTGCTTATAATATGGCTTATACAAGAAACATTTCTGCTTTCTCAAGTGCAAATTAATGTGGTAACTTACTATATAGCTATAATTGTAAATATTTCTACTGGCAAGATGCATCTTATATGAAGAACCGTATTTAGGAAACAATATAAGTAAGTCAAATATAATCTccaggggttgtgtgtgtgtgtgtgtgtgtgtgtgtgtgtgtgtggggggggggggttctctgtACCTGAAAGCAGGAAGTGGTCAGTTTCTCTCCAAAGGGCTCTATGGGGCAGGTCTTGTAGTACTCGATCAGGTTGGCCATGCTGTCGTGAGTCTCCGTGTCTCCTGAGACAATGAGCTGCCCGACCTTGTTCTGCGTTATGACAAAGTGGCGACATCGATCCTGCCCCCTGAAAAGAGACAGTATTGTTTAGTCTGTTTGTGTTGTctggctgttgtgtgtgctttttttttttttttcagatttttccctttttctctcaatttggtaggcaattgtacctcgtctgattcaattggaggtagtcgtattagatgtaccgcccgtaccgcgtccctcggcggcccgaatgagagcgacacgccttcttcaagccgtctcgtctcgtgctcgttgccgtgattccgaggcgcccgaggtgcttattgtgtggcgatctaataaccctgccaagtccctccctctggagcagcgagccaattattgctgccccacgtgtgccggccaaacttggcttttggcaggaccgagaatcgaaccccggtccccggtgtgcaactgcagcaaactgcaaccgcaatgctgtgtgtgcttttgctgtTGTGCTGAACTCTATGCACACATAAGGGT
Encoded here:
- the LOC133131594 gene encoding SH2 domain-containing protein 7-like, with translation MERRRTPGEPQEERGPRERTSQRLGDTRAPLVLRDGTSPPWFQGRISRKEAEDLVKDKPVGCFLIRLSDKAIGYILSYRGQDRCRHFVITQNKVGQLIVSGDTETHDSMANLIEYYKTCPIEPFGEKLTTSCFQAPSSELYDMVQGRPTVSVKALKDMWSNHTHHRTPDRTPNQTPDHTPNQTPDHTPNRDFPPALPPKTCNSRAAPMTSYDINTPPEILPRQPRGGAVLRNSLSSSQNGQTVAYAQLVHGKSDAKAKHLRRARPNAQEMKPRGGVVPAMPTVYSELNLETSRSISLPFFDQSPGAKHPYRHTSFNTLKPSPSPSKRVTCQTYSLLDPREHFRQPPAQGLPSSCSLDKLNINPLYQSAWENCRWGPPVSQQDQDAYAQVPHEPLPARSVTDNTYEPIPDQSVRISSRTHPSVSNTYELIPDQCLRGSSLTNLSVSNTYELIPDQSVRGSSHTHPSVSNTYELVPDQRLRDGPLSNTYEMLNDLQPKKSGGMKADKWLRFFTEQKKK
- the LOC133131390 gene encoding calcium and integrin-binding family member 2-like isoform X2, encoding MGNKQTIFTDEQLDAYQDCTFFTRKEILRLHGRYHELAPHLVPMDYTDEPDVTLPLALIVNMPELKENPFRTRIVESFSEDGMGNQSFNDFVDMFSVLSEMAPRELKAIYAFKIYDYNTDNYLCKEDLEKTLNKLTREELTAEEVNLVCEKTIEEADLDGDNKLSFPDFENMITRAPDFLSTFHIRI
- the LOC133131390 gene encoding calcium and integrin-binding family member 2-like isoform X1, with the translated sequence MPRIKRTPNTSHVMHLSKNRIIQLTWEISKRYLLMNSWTPIRLHGRYHELAPHLVPMDYTDEPDVTLPLALIVNMPELKENPFRTRIVESFSEDGMGNQSFNDFVDMFSVLSEMAPRELKAIYAFKIYDYNTDNYLCKEDLEKTLNKLTREELTAEEVNLVCEKTIEEADLDGDNKLSFPDFENMITRAPDFLSTFHIRI